AGCCATAAATAGAGTAAGGTGCACCAACTGTGGGACATGCGTCAAGATGTGTCCGGTCGAACCGAAAGCTGTGGACTGGCGCAAGGGTGACAAAACCAAGCTGCCGACGCATAGGTATGACCGTTGTATTCGTTGCTACTGCTGCCAGGAAGCCTGCCCGGAGGGGGCAGTCTTTGTAGAGAATACTCTATTGGGCAGAACCCTCTTCCGCGTTTGATATACCTGCCTGATTAGGTATGTAGACTCTCTATGGCTACCATTGAACGAAACAAGCGAATGTCAAAACTGTGACCACGTGGCTTGCCCAAATCCCCGATCGTTTCCTGGATTTGATATAATCGGACCGAGAACGGTGTGCCATGTGTGAGAGGACGTGATGGCCAAGATACTCGTCGGCACTTGCTCCTGGACTGATCCACTCTCCTGCTAAGTAGAAATACCTCTAACTCTCGAAAATCCGTTGGCCTGGGTGAGCACACCCCTGTGCGTGCCCCTGCAAAAATCCGTTGGCCTACAACCATGATTTGTTGCGACTTCCATCCCGTTTTCCCCTCACGACTGGTGCTGCCGAGCCAGGATTCGAACCTGAGCTAAGGGATCCAAAGTCCCCTGTGCTACCACTACACCACTCGGCACCGCTGATGTTTGGATTATAGCTAAAAACGTCATCTGGGGCAATTGGTGCCTTCGCTCAGGGTGACAAACCGCCCGAATGTCATTCCCGCGAAAGCGGGAATCCAGGGTCGTAGGGGTGGTTCGCGAACCGCCCCCCCCCGTGTCATTGCGAGGAGTCCCTCTTCAGAGGGACGACGAAGCAATCCCGGCCCTGAGCTATCAGCCATCCTTCCGCGGAAGGTTGTGTGGCTGTCGGGTCCCCGACCCGACGCGGTGTGGTGCGGTCAGACGAATGTGTGGATTGCCGCGCCTTCTCCTCGCTTGGCTTGGAGAAAGGCTCGCAATGACATGATGGGGCGTGCATGGTCGCTCCATCTTGTAGGGACTCTGTCCGAGGTCTGAAACTGGAGATTAGTGGACAGAGTCCCTACTGAGGGGTTTCTCCTCAACCCGCAGCGCGGGCATTTATGAGCCGTTCAGCATGATATAGCATGGTATAATGATCGCAAGCTTTGGACGAGGTTGGTGAGGTTGGTGAATTTGACTCAAATTCAGCTTTATGATACGACCCTGAGGGATGGGGCGCAGCAGGGCGGCATCTCCTTCTCTGCGGAGGACAAACTGAAGATTGCGCGGAAGCTGGACGAACTGGGGGTCCATTTCATTGAGGGTGGCTGGCCGGGCTCGAATCCCAAAGACGCAGAGTTCTTCGAGAGGGCCAGGGAGCTTTGCCTCTCCCAGGCAGTTCTGGCTTCGTTTGGCAGCACCAGGCGGCCGAACAGCAAAGCAAGCCATGACCCCAATCTTAATGCCCTGGTCAGCGCTGGAACCAGGGTGGCAACGCTGGTAGGCAAGAGCTGGGATGGTCAGGTGATCCGCGTCCTGGAGACGACGCTAGAGGAAAATCTGGCTATGATCACTGACTCGATAGATTACCTCAAGTCGAAGGGGTTGAGGGTCTTCCTTGACGCCGAGCACTTCTTTGATGGCTACAAATCGAATCCTGAATATGCATTGCAGACAATTAAGGCGGCTGACAGGGCGGGGGCAGATTGCGTTGTCCTCTGTGATACCAACGGTGGTTCGCTCCCTCATGAGGTAGCTTCGATAGTTCAAGCGGCGCGAAGGGAGGTAGCCTGCCCCCTCGGAATCCATGCCCACAACGATGGTGAGCTGGCGGTGGCGAATAGCCTGACGGCCGTGCTGGCCGGGGCCGTCCAGGTTCAGGGAACGATCAATGGCTATGGGGAACGCTGTGGCAACGCTAACCTCTGTTCCATTATCCCGGCTCTGGAGCGCAAGATGGGCGTGTCTTGTCTGGGTGATGAGAGACTGAGGAAACTGACCGAAGTCTCCCGCTTTGTAAGCGAGCTGGCCAATCTGCGGCCCTTTCCAAGGCAGCCCTATGTTGGGACAAGGGCCTTTGCCCACAAGGCCGGGCTCCATGTCTCGGGGATGAGCAAATGGGAGGAGAGCTATCAGCATATCGATCCCGAGCTAGTGGGCAACCGGAGTGATGTGCTGGTCTCGGAGCTCTCCGGCGTAAGCAATATCGTTCATAAGGCTAAGGAGCTGGGGTTGCTGCTTTCCCGTGGTGAAGAAGCGCGCCGTATTCTGGAGCATGTCAAGCTGATGGAAAGCCGCGGCTTTCAGTATGAGGAGGCCGAGGCCTCATTTGAATTGCTGGTGCATCGGGCCCAGCCGGATTATGTACCTCCCTTTGAGCTGGTCGATTTTATGGTGGTGGTGGAGAGCCGGCGGCGCCCTGCCGCCAGCGGTGGGGAGATACTGGCGGAAGCCACAGTCAAGGTAAAGGTAGGTGGGGAGGTGATCCACACGGCCTCCGAGGGGGATGGGCCGGTGAATGCCCTGGACATGGCGCTGCGCAAGGCACTTGCCTGGTTCTATCCCGGCGTAGCCAGGGTCAAGCTGGTGGACTACAAGGTTCGCATTCTTGATGAGAGCGCGGGCACCGAGTCCCAGGTGAGGGTGCTGATTGAATCCGGCGATGGTGAGCATCAGTGGAGAACAGTGGGCAGCTCCACCAATATCATCGAGGCGAGCTGGCTGGCGCTGGCTGACAGCCTGGAATACTGGCTGATCCAGAAGGCGAAGGGTCTCCCCTCAGTAGGGACAGACCTTTAGGTCTGTCCCTACTGGGCTTTAGATACCAAGTCCGAAGCAATCCCCTCTCCCTTTGATGGGAGAGGGCTGGGGTGAGGGTGATGTTTTCCCCTCCCTCTACCTCCCTCCCGCCAGGGGAGGGAGAACGGGTGGATTCCCGCTCCCCGTTTGCACGAGGACAAGCTTCGCGGTAATGACATGACGCGGCGTGCATGGTCGCTCCAGAAGAGCGAGTCTTGAGACAGCCTCAGGGATGACATTTGGCAGGTGTCACAAAATTGTCACAATTGAATTGAGCGCGTAGGGGCGCGAAGCGCCCCCTGCAATCGTGTGGTCATTCCCACGGTCAGGTCGTCCCTCCGCAGAGGGAGGGCACTCACACAGGGAATACAGAAAGACGGTGGGAGGCCTGCAGCCTGGAAAGCAGCCTGGAAAGCTGTTGTTGTCCAGCGAAAATGTCACCCTAATTGTTCAGCGAATTTGTCACCCCTTGTCATAAAAGGCTTTGTAAGATCTGCGCCATGGATGATGCGGACCTGGCTTGTGTCCCTTACTGCGGAGCAGGCCTTTGACCATGACGTCAGATGTTGGCCTGTTGGACCGCAGTTGGCCGCTATCGGGTGGTGCCTCCGTAGTAGGCAAGAGCTGTCCCTTGTAGTACACGGCTAAGGTGCCATCAAACCTCTCATGCACCGTTATCCTGGCTCGAGCGTAGCTGGCTCTGTCTATCCCCGGCTGGATTTGCAGGCGACGGCATTTGAAGCGCGCCACGTTGTCCGAGCCGACGGTGCGTTGATACTTGAGGCAGAAGACCTCTTCGGGGATAAAGCCTGGTGGGGTTGGCCTATAGGCTGATCCAGGCTGACTGGCTGGTACCATGAAGCGGTGGTTGTAGCGCGGCAAGAAGTCTGCCATTACCTGGTTGGCTTGAGCCTTGTTCTGTGCTCCGGCCAATCTGAGTTCCGATACCAGCCTGTCCTGGAAGGTGCCCCACAGCCTCTCTATCCGCCCTCTGCCCTGCGGTGAGTTCGATGGCATGGAGGTGATGCCCAACTCGCCCAGCAGGCGGCCAAACTGTGTCGGCTCCCTTTCGCCCAGCAGTTGCTCCTCCAGGGACTCCTTCTGCCTGGGTGCTGTCTCGAATATGCTGTGGCGGTCCCGGTAAATGGCCAGGGGTATACCATGAGCGGCCACTATGTGTTCCAGCATCCGGAAGTAACCCTGGGTATCCTCTTCGAACCTGAAGAGAGCATAGGGCACCTCACCCGTGGCATCATCTATGGCACCTACCAGGGTTAGCTCTGGGCCTCTGC
The sequence above is a segment of the Chloroflexota bacterium genome. Coding sequences within it:
- the cimA gene encoding citramalate synthase, translating into MTQIQLYDTTLRDGAQQGGISFSAEDKLKIARKLDELGVHFIEGGWPGSNPKDAEFFERARELCLSQAVLASFGSTRRPNSKASHDPNLNALVSAGTRVATLVGKSWDGQVIRVLETTLEENLAMITDSIDYLKSKGLRVFLDAEHFFDGYKSNPEYALQTIKAADRAGADCVVLCDTNGGSLPHEVASIVQAARREVACPLGIHAHNDGELAVANSLTAVLAGAVQVQGTINGYGERCGNANLCSIIPALERKMGVSCLGDERLRKLTEVSRFVSELANLRPFPRQPYVGTRAFAHKAGLHVSGMSKWEESYQHIDPELVGNRSDVLVSELSGVSNIVHKAKELGLLLSRGEEARRILEHVKLMESRGFQYEEAEASFELLVHRAQPDYVPPFELVDFMVVVESRRRPAASGGEILAEATVKVKVGGEVIHTASEGDGPVNALDMALRKALAWFYPGVARVKLVDYKVRILDESAGTESQVRVLIESGDGEHQWRTVGSSTNIIEASWLALADSLEYWLIQKAKGLPSVGTDL
- a CDS encoding integrase, with protein sequence RGPELTLVGAIDDATGEVPYALFRFEEDTQGYFRMLEHIVAAHGIPLAIYRDRHSIFETAPRQKESLEEQLLGEREPTQFGRLLGELGITSMPSNSPQGRGRIERLWGTFQDRLVSELRLAGAQNKAQANQVMADFLPRYNHRFMVPASQPGSAYRPTPPGFIPEEVFCLKYQRTVGSDNVARFKCRRLQIQPGIDRASYARARITVHERFDGTLAVYYKGQLLPTTEAPPDSGQLRSNRPTSDVMVKGLLRSKGHKPGPHHPWRRSYKAFYDKG